A DNA window from Hydra vulgaris chromosome 13, alternate assembly HydraT2T_AEP contains the following coding sequences:
- the LOC105847278 gene encoding beta-2 adrenergic receptor isoform X2, translated as MNVTIQTLTSVEQFSYISIAILCVLSLGVVTVNFICLVIVKTSKKMSNRPSIHFIINLLVVDLLQGLFVIPIYAIRKLNTQSGFWDSVICSSFRFLYMLTYYMSIFCVLLIALDRYIATTFVFKYKTLIKIKTVRIIISVTWIYVTVLCLIPFFKTSTQSENDFCLYRQTDAWTITMLFLHCFVPYLLILFFYKSIFKHIRDIENESGRTDDTSLTDGATFSQHNVSTFNGINAIYLSIRNKKKIPENTRNILKISVFISICYAICWTPSVIYYVLSTFCPEKCFSKTYMNSVNQTYLEFVIKYLGFLNSLAAPMIYCFTVKEFRFQLCSRQKKVICNSLKDQSFTNVKNYDKVQLRTINKLKGLP; from the coding sequence ATGAACGTTACTATTCAAACTTTAACTTCAGTTGAACAATTCAGTTATATCTCTATTGCTATTCTATGCGTGCTTTCGCTCGGTGTTGTCACAGTCAATTTTATTTGCCTGGTTATTGTAAAAACTTCTAAGAAAATGTCTAACAGACCATCtatacattttattatcaaCTTATTGGTAGTAGATTTATTGCAAGGATTATTTGTAATTCCAATTTATGCAATAAGAAAACTGAATACTCAAAGTGGATTTTGGGATAGTGTTATATGTAGTTCTTTTCGATTTTTATACATGTTAACATATTATATGTCAATATTTTGTGTTCTACTAATTGCGTTGGATCGGTATATTGCTACtacttttgttttcaaatacaaaactttgattaaaataaaaacagttagaaTTATTATAAGTGTAACTTGGATTTATGTCACGGTTTTGTGTTTAATTCCATTTTTCAAAACGTCAACTCAAAgtgaaaatgatttttgtttatatcGTCAGACAGATGCATGGACAATAACGATGctttttcttcattgttttgTCCCTTATTTGTTAatcttatttttctataaaagtatttttaaacatattagaGATATAGAAAATGAATCTGGGAGGACAGATGATACATCTTTGACGGATGGAGCAACATTTTCTCAACATAATGTCTCTACATTTAATGGTATAAATGCTATTTACTTatcaattagaaataaaaaaaagataccaGAAAATACAAGAAATATTCTGAAAATCTCTGTCTTCATATCAATTTGCTACGCCATTTGTTGGACACCTTCGGTCATTTATTATGTACTAAGCACGTTCTGTCCTGAGAAATGTTTCTCAAAAACATACATGAACTCTGTTAATCAAACTTACCTAGAAtttgttatcaaatatttaggttttttaaattcactGGCAGCGCCAATGATCTATTGTTTTACTGTAAAAGAATTTCGATTTCAATTGTGTTCtagacaaaaaaaagtaatttgcaATTCGTTAAAAGACCAATCTTTTACAAATGTGAAAAATTATGATAAAGTGCAACTCAGAacaattaataaacttaaaggGCTACCATAA
- the LOC136089759 gene encoding uncharacterized protein LOC136089759 — translation MLKVDNNSLYEPQIIAHEFNKYFTEIGSTLSRKIPNTQTSFYDFLVPIDKDICSEELSAELSFDEFEKNFQIFKKKKAPDADEINGNIVIPLYFICTRCFIFFSDCYEQLKNVLFKIFRVSIHQGIFPERLKLARVTPIHKEGDRSNISNYRPISVLSIFSKILERNFWKPSFILLVR, via the coding sequence ATGCTGAAAGTCGATAACAATAGCTTGTATGAACCACAAATAATAGctcatgaattcaataaatatttcactgaAATTGGATCAACTCTGTCAAGAAAAATACCAAATACCCAAAcctcattttatgattttttggtACCTATTGACAAAGATATTTGCTCTGAAGAATTATCTGCCGAACTATCATTTGATgagtttgaaaaaaactttcaaatctttaaaaaaaaaaaagcacctgATGCAGATGAAATAAACGGGAATATTGTTATTCCCCTTTATTTCATCTGCACCaggtgctttatttttttttcagattgctacgaacaattaaaaaatgttctttttaaaattttcagagtaTCAATTCATCAAGGTATTTTTCCTGAACGTTTAAAACTTGCCAGGGTTACCCCTATCCATAAAGAAGGCGACAGATCCAATATCAGTAACTATCGTCCTATCTctgttctttctatattttctaaaattttagaaagaaactTTTGGAAACCTAGCTTTATATTGTTAGTACGCTGA